A single genomic interval of Streptomyces sp. BA2 harbors:
- a CDS encoding glycosyltransferase 87 family protein has product MTVIALVGARHRVPLAAGVCLLSFTAFWLAQRAADVSMIDLMVYRAEGETVRAGGDLYALRTTEAHLPTTYPPFAALLFTPLTLLDTADMRTLATLGNLLLLVTFTHLALRLVGPVPHIGHARVETVPRMEAALWVSALAVWAEPVWTTLRYGQINLLLAVLVLWDLSRRPGHRWAGLGIGIAAAVKLTPALFAVFLLITGAAEAVRRGQWRVPVRRACVAAVSFAGATLLAAAVLPYDSRRFWTRMVFEAGRVGLPEDTANQSLRGVLARLLHTTEPGIWWAVAAAAAGVLGLAVAVREALRGERARAAVSCAATALLVSPVSWSHHWVWCVPMALLVWTEAVRRGGRARWAATGAVVLVFCSYALWWVPHGVGRLELGQNYGEMTLSALYVGTAFAFLLQGAGRRTRLWIKRDQAVAKE; this is encoded by the coding sequence GTGACCGTGATCGCGCTTGTCGGCGCCCGCCACCGCGTGCCCCTCGCCGCCGGGGTGTGCCTGCTCTCCTTCACGGCCTTCTGGCTCGCGCAGCGCGCCGCGGACGTCTCGATGATCGACTTGATGGTCTACCGCGCCGAGGGCGAGACCGTGCGCGCGGGCGGCGATCTCTACGCGCTGCGCACCACCGAGGCCCATCTGCCCACCACCTACCCGCCGTTCGCCGCCCTGCTGTTCACTCCGCTGACGCTCCTGGACACGGCGGACATGCGCACGCTGGCGACGCTGGGGAATCTGCTCCTCCTGGTGACCTTCACGCACCTCGCTCTCCGTCTCGTCGGACCCGTCCCGCACATCGGGCACGCGCGCGTGGAGACCGTCCCGCGCATGGAGGCCGCCCTGTGGGTGTCCGCGCTCGCGGTCTGGGCCGAGCCGGTGTGGACGACCCTGCGGTACGGCCAGATCAATCTGCTGCTCGCCGTCCTGGTCCTGTGGGACCTGTCCCGGCGCCCCGGCCACCGCTGGGCGGGCCTCGGCATCGGCATCGCGGCCGCGGTCAAGCTCACTCCCGCGCTCTTCGCGGTGTTCCTGCTGATCACCGGTGCCGCCGAGGCCGTGCGGCGGGGGCAGTGGCGCGTACCCGTGCGCCGTGCGTGCGTGGCGGCCGTCTCGTTCGCCGGCGCGACGCTGCTCGCGGCCGCCGTCCTGCCGTACGACTCCCGGCGCTTCTGGACCCGGATGGTCTTCGAGGCGGGCCGGGTCGGGCTTCCCGAGGACACCGCGAACCAGTCACTGCGCGGGGTCCTCGCACGGCTCCTGCACACCACGGAGCCCGGCATCTGGTGGGCGGTGGCCGCGGCGGCGGCCGGCGTGCTCGGGCTCGCGGTCGCGGTGCGCGAGGCGCTGCGTGGGGAGCGCGCGAGGGCGGCGGTGAGCTGCGCGGCGACGGCGCTCCTCGTCAGCCCGGTGTCGTGGTCGCACCACTGGGTGTGGTGCGTGCCGATGGCCCTGCTCGTGTGGACCGAGGCGGTGCGCCGGGGCGGCCGGGCCCGGTGGGCGGCCACCGGCGCCGTGGTCCTCGTCTTCTGTTCGTACGCCCTGTGGTGGGTTCCGCACGGCGTGGGGCGGCTTGAACTCGGCCAGAATTATGGCGAGATGACGTTGTCCGCCCTCTACGTAGGGACCGCTTTCGCGTTCCTGCTGCAAGGAGCCGGACGCCGCACCCGCCTGTGGATCAAGCGAGATCAAGCCGTGGCGAAGGAGTAG
- a CDS encoding MFS transporter: MTTTTPSTTPSGAADPAGSSPDADPAFSKAPGTDNRPGRLLAVLIAAQFMALLDVFIVNVAAPTIRTELGTSGAGLQLVIAGYTITYAVFLITGARLGDRLGHRRVYLLGLAVFTVASLACGLSQGTGELIAFRLLQGAGSALLIPQVLSLIQRNFTGEARTKALGAYSAVLAVGAAAGQVLGGVLVSADLFGTGWRPVFLVNVPVGVVLLITAGRVLPRDAAREPGQGPRARGLDLPGLVLLGAVVSLLTVPLVLGQQEGWPLWSWLSMGSAAVLFALFRAYESRLARGGGAPLIAPGVLRIPGMGLAVFRIAAVMGVNAGFLFVLTLHVQGGLGYSALRAGLTFAPTAVVFGVVGLTWRHWPAVLQRVLIPGGFTLTAVSAVAVGVLLRDGGEGGPWLYVAFVGIGAGLSLGFSPTLTRALSTVRPEDAADASGLLSTVAQLGQLIGVACYGALFLNRLESQGAPEAYSSADALLVCAYALAGVAALGAVSGLVRRRR, encoded by the coding sequence ATGACAACGACCACCCCGTCCACCACCCCGTCCGGCGCGGCGGATCCCGCTGGTTCGAGCCCTGATGCGGACCCTGCGTTCAGTAAAGCCCCCGGCACTGACAATCGCCCCGGGCGGCTGCTCGCGGTCCTCATCGCCGCGCAGTTCATGGCGCTGCTCGACGTCTTCATCGTCAATGTCGCGGCGCCCACCATCCGCACCGAACTGGGCACGTCCGGCGCCGGGTTGCAGCTGGTGATCGCCGGATACACCATTACGTACGCCGTGTTCCTGATCACCGGCGCGCGGCTCGGTGACCGCCTCGGGCACCGTCGCGTCTACCTCTTGGGCCTCGCGGTCTTCACCGTGGCGTCGCTCGCCTGTGGACTCAGTCAGGGCACTGGCGAGTTGATCGCCTTCCGGCTTTTGCAGGGTGCGGGTTCGGCGCTGCTCATCCCGCAGGTGCTCAGTCTGATCCAGCGCAACTTCACCGGCGAGGCGCGGACGAAGGCGCTCGGCGCGTACTCGGCCGTGCTCGCCGTCGGGGCCGCGGCTGGGCAGGTGCTCGGCGGGGTTCTGGTCAGCGCCGATCTGTTCGGCACGGGATGGCGACCGGTGTTCCTGGTGAACGTGCCGGTCGGCGTGGTCCTGCTGATCACGGCGGGGCGTGTGCTGCCGCGTGACGCCGCCCGGGAGCCGGGGCAGGGGCCACGCGCGCGTGGGCTCGATCTGCCGGGGCTCGTGCTGCTCGGTGCCGTCGTCTCGCTGCTCACCGTGCCGCTGGTGCTCGGGCAGCAGGAGGGCTGGCCGCTGTGGTCCTGGCTCTCGATGGGCTCCGCGGCGGTGCTCTTCGCCCTCTTCCGCGCGTACGAGTCCCGGCTCGCCCGCGGCGGCGGTGCGCCGCTGATCGCGCCGGGGGTCCTGCGCATCCCCGGCATGGGCCTCGCGGTCTTCCGGATCGCCGCGGTGATGGGGGTCAACGCGGGCTTCCTGTTCGTGCTCACGCTGCACGTCCAGGGCGGGCTCGGCTACAGCGCGCTGCGCGCGGGGCTGACGTTCGCGCCGACCGCGGTGGTCTTCGGCGTGGTCGGCCTGACGTGGCGGCACTGGCCGGCGGTGCTCCAACGGGTACTGATTCCCGGCGGGTTCACGCTCACCGCGGTCTCGGCGGTCGCCGTGGGTGTGCTGCTTCGGGACGGCGGGGAAGGCGGACCGTGGCTGTATGTCGCCTTCGTGGGTATCGGCGCCGGTCTCTCCCTCGGGTTCAGCCCCACGCTGACCCGGGCGCTCTCCACGGTGCGGCCCGAGGACGCAGCGGACGCCAGCGGCCTCCTCTCGACGGTCGCGCAGCTCGGCCAGCTGATCGGCGTGGCGTGTTACGGCGCACTTTTCCTCAACCGGCTTGAGTCACAAGGGGCTCCGGAGGCGTATTCATCCGCGGACGCGCTTCTGGTGTGCGCGTACGCCCTGGCCGGGGTGGCCGCACTGGGCGCCGTGTCCGGACTGGTACGACGGCGTCGCTGA
- a CDS encoding helix-turn-helix transcriptional regulator, with translation MGTTQRRRPELAAFLRGRRARVTPADVGMPPGLRRRTPGLRREEVAQLSGVGVTWYTWLEQGRPINASAQVLDAVARTLRLDKPEREHLYHLAEVPYEPDRRTSSPAAVGPEIQGIIDALDPHPAVVYNERYDILATNPAYRDLFFVPQLEAFGAPNVLWTLFIAPDPVCPLVFRDEELPVMVATLRSSYGRHVGEPAWEEFIRRLSAASAHFAELWESGDVAPPGPRVKTFRHEAVGELRMTSVSLSINGMPECRIVAYTPDDEESRARAAELRGLRPPEAEGPAGTKGSRPLMRTGSGLWS, from the coding sequence ATGGGGACGACTCAGCGACGCAGGCCGGAGCTCGCCGCCTTCCTGCGCGGCCGCAGGGCCAGGGTGACACCGGCCGACGTGGGCATGCCGCCGGGCCTGCGCCGCCGCACGCCCGGCCTGCGCCGCGAGGAAGTCGCCCAGCTCTCCGGAGTCGGCGTCACCTGGTACACGTGGCTGGAGCAGGGCCGCCCGATCAACGCCTCGGCGCAGGTCCTGGACGCCGTGGCGCGAACGCTCCGCCTCGACAAGCCGGAGCGCGAGCATCTGTACCACCTGGCCGAGGTTCCGTACGAGCCCGACCGCAGGACCTCGTCCCCCGCGGCCGTCGGCCCGGAGATCCAGGGCATCATCGACGCCCTCGACCCCCACCCGGCAGTGGTCTACAACGAGCGGTACGACATCCTCGCCACCAACCCCGCCTACCGGGACCTGTTCTTCGTCCCGCAGCTTGAGGCCTTCGGGGCGCCGAACGTGCTGTGGACGCTGTTCATCGCGCCCGACCCCGTCTGTCCGCTGGTCTTCCGCGACGAGGAGCTGCCGGTGATGGTGGCGACGCTGCGCAGTTCGTACGGACGGCATGTGGGCGAGCCCGCCTGGGAGGAGTTCATACGCCGCCTGTCCGCCGCCAGCGCGCACTTCGCCGAGCTGTGGGAGAGCGGCGACGTGGCGCCGCCGGGGCCGCGTGTGAAGACGTTCCGGCACGAGGCGGTCGGAGAGCTGCGGATGACGTCGGTCTCGCTGTCCATCAACGGCATGCCGGAGTGCAGGATCGTCGCGTACACCCCGGACGACGAGGAGAGCCGCGCGCGGGCGGCCGAGCTGCGCGGGCTCAGACCCCCGGAAGCGGAAGGACCTGCGGGAACGAAAGGATCCCGCCCTCTGATGAGGACGGGATCCGGATTGTGGAGCTAA
- a CDS encoding histidine phosphatase family protein gives MTNRGCRIILWRHGQTSWNLERRFQGSTDIELTDTGVGQARRAARLLASLKPDAIVASDLKRAAATANELAALTGLAVTHEEGLQETYAGEWQGLTHDEIIARFGDQYTAWKRGEAVRRGGGELETEVADRAAPIVLRHAEKLPEDGTLVVVSHGGTIRTTIGRLLGLESHHWEGLGGLSNCCWSVLGQGARGWRLLEHNAGTLPEPVLGDDD, from the coding sequence GTGACCAACCGCGGCTGCCGGATCATCCTGTGGCGGCACGGCCAGACGTCCTGGAACCTGGAGCGCCGCTTCCAGGGCTCCACGGACATCGAGCTGACCGACACGGGTGTCGGTCAGGCCAGGCGCGCCGCCCGGCTGCTCGCCTCGCTGAAGCCGGACGCCATCGTGGCGTCCGACCTGAAGCGGGCGGCGGCCACCGCGAACGAACTCGCCGCCCTCACCGGCCTCGCCGTCACGCACGAGGAGGGCCTCCAGGAGACGTACGCCGGTGAATGGCAGGGCCTGACGCACGACGAGATCATCGCGCGCTTCGGCGACCAGTACACCGCGTGGAAGCGCGGCGAAGCGGTGCGTCGCGGTGGTGGCGAGCTCGAGACCGAGGTCGCCGACCGTGCCGCGCCGATCGTGCTGCGCCATGCCGAGAAGCTGCCGGAGGACGGCACGCTCGTGGTGGTCAGCCACGGCGGCACGATCCGCACCACCATCGGCCGCCTCCTCGGCCTGGAGTCCCACCACTGGGAGGGCCTCGGCGGGCTCTCCAACTGCTGCTGGTCCGTGCTCGGCCAGGGCGCGCGGGGCTGGCGCCTCCTTGAGCACAACGCCGGCACGCTGCCGGAGCCGGTGCTCGGCGACGACGATTAG
- the rsfS gene encoding ribosome silencing factor: MTATDRSIELIKVAAQSAADKLAHDIIAYDVSDVLSITDAFLLASAPNDRQVKSIVDEIEERLSKELGVKPVRREGDREARWVLLDYVDIVVHVQHSEERVFYALERLWKDCPEIDLPADAVATRGKAAEHAEQRAAEEAADLDGELR, translated from the coding sequence GTGACCGCCACGGACCGCTCCATCGAGCTCATCAAGGTCGCCGCACAGTCGGCCGCCGACAAGCTCGCGCACGACATCATCGCGTACGACGTCAGCGACGTGCTGTCGATCACGGACGCCTTCCTGCTCGCCTCCGCGCCCAACGACCGTCAGGTCAAGTCGATCGTCGACGAGATCGAGGAGCGGCTCAGCAAGGAGCTCGGCGTCAAGCCGGTGCGCCGCGAGGGCGACCGCGAAGCCCGCTGGGTCCTCCTGGACTACGTGGACATCGTGGTGCACGTCCAGCACAGCGAGGAGCGTGTTTTCTACGCCCTCGAGCGCCTGTGGAAGGACTGCCCCGAGATCGACCTCCCCGCGGACGCCGTCGCCACCCGCGGCAAGGCCGCCGAGCACGCCGAGCAGCGCGCCGCGGAGGAGGCAGCCGACCTGGACGGTGAGCTTCGGTGA